Proteins encoded by one window of Phycisphaerae bacterium:
- a CDS encoding alcohol dehydrogenase catalytic domain-containing protein, which produces MTDMMRALVFEGPNRMNLRQIPRPRPGPGEVLIRVHATAICGTDIRIFTGRKTREIRHGHPIGHECAGTVAAVGAGVTGYTSGEPVAVCVVVSCGQCEYCRADRENLCDTRYTLGYATDGSFAEYMLIPALAVSRGNLFHLPPQIPMEMAPLLEPIACCLNGQHEMGLGQDKGVKDGRPQSLLIFGAGPIGLIHLMLAKAKGVRPITVVEPVAHRRELAGRFGADEVVSPDQFVVAARFDAAILAVGVPELVNVALRAVKKTGRISLFAGFSGGATATIDPNAVHYGQITISGASESRRRDFAEAMSLVQRGIIDPALLLTHRFSLDQYEQAFRVAGDGTAVKVIFEI; this is translated from the coding sequence ATGACCGACATGATGCGGGCACTGGTGTTTGAAGGCCCCAATCGGATGAACCTGCGTCAGATCCCGCGGCCCCGGCCCGGGCCGGGCGAAGTGCTGATTCGCGTCCATGCGACGGCCATCTGCGGTACGGACATCCGCATCTTCACCGGTCGCAAAACGCGAGAGATCCGGCATGGTCATCCCATCGGGCATGAGTGCGCCGGGACGGTCGCCGCCGTCGGGGCGGGAGTCACGGGGTATACGTCGGGCGAGCCGGTGGCCGTGTGTGTGGTGGTGTCGTGCGGCCAGTGCGAGTACTGCCGGGCCGACCGCGAAAACCTGTGTGACACGCGATACACCCTGGGTTACGCGACGGACGGGTCGTTCGCCGAGTACATGCTCATTCCGGCTCTGGCCGTTTCACGCGGCAACCTGTTTCATCTGCCGCCGCAGATCCCGATGGAGATGGCCCCCTTGCTCGAGCCGATAGCCTGCTGTCTGAACGGCCAGCATGAAATGGGGCTTGGCCAAGATAAGGGCGTCAAGGACGGCCGTCCCCAGTCGCTGCTTATCTTCGGGGCCGGGCCGATCGGCCTGATCCATTTGATGCTGGCCAAGGCCAAGGGCGTGAGGCCGATCACCGTAGTTGAGCCGGTGGCTCATCGCCGCGAGCTGGCCGGGCGGTTCGGGGCCGATGAGGTCGTCTCGCCCGATCAATTCGTTGTTGCCGCGAGATTCGACGCCGCCATCCTGGCCGTGGGCGTTCCGGAGCTGGTGAATGTCGCATTGCGGGCGGTCAAGAAAACGGGCAGAATCAGTCTTTTCGCAGGTTTCAGTGGCGGCGCAACGGCAACCATCGATCCGAATGCCGTCCATTACGGCCAGATCACCATATCAGGCGCCTCCGAATCCCGCCGCCGTGATTTTGCCGAAGCCATGTCCCTGGTCCAACGAGGCATCATCGACCCGGCTTTGCTGCTGACGCATCGGTTCTCTCTCGATCAGTACGAGCAGGCGTTTCGCGTTGCGGGGGATGGAACGGCGGTGAAGGTGATATTTGAGATCTAA
- the ricT gene encoding regulatory iron-sulfur-containing complex subunit RicT — MGKCGGRASAIDRIGPEAERMQLFTTVRYGKMGLIGEFSYPPNLDFTCGGKLVISTDRGLEIGEHVPLTCTGCERQIRREQIEAYTQASSGDETYRFKNGRILREATEADLAEFRHIQATTPQKLAIASKLAAEYGLDMKIVDCEQILGGERIILFFMSEQRVDFRQLVRRLASEFQTRIEMRQVGARDEARLLADYETCGRECCCKNFLKTLKPITMSMAKLQKTTLDLAKVSGRCGRLKCCLRYEHETYDALNKKLPRNNSWVRTPAGIGKVMDRQIITQLVRIRMEDDRIVVVPAEEILETNLPAPPPRPPGDERGNGSSSQRDRREAPAPSDRRLLRTLVPKYDEPTEEDVPIEQVQADSPLPEKPGPAVETQPDSLPKGPEAGQKIQEPSDNLRQQRHGRRGRRSRRRGRRNRPGRGPDGGSSGGTEGGSAKV, encoded by the coding sequence ATGGGCAAATGCGGCGGACGTGCCAGCGCGATTGACCGAATCGGCCCGGAGGCCGAGCGGATGCAGCTTTTCACGACGGTGCGGTACGGCAAGATGGGGCTGATCGGCGAGTTCTCGTACCCACCGAACCTTGACTTCACCTGCGGCGGCAAGCTGGTGATTTCGACTGATCGGGGGCTTGAGATTGGCGAGCACGTGCCGCTGACGTGCACCGGATGCGAACGACAGATTCGCCGGGAGCAGATTGAAGCCTACACGCAAGCCAGTAGTGGTGACGAGACCTATCGATTCAAGAACGGTCGTATTCTTCGCGAGGCGACCGAAGCCGACTTGGCCGAGTTCAGACACATTCAGGCGACCACGCCCCAGAAACTGGCCATTGCCTCGAAGCTGGCCGCGGAATACGGGCTCGATATGAAGATCGTGGATTGCGAGCAGATCCTCGGCGGCGAGCGAATCATCCTGTTTTTCATGTCCGAGCAGCGGGTTGATTTCCGGCAACTGGTTCGACGGCTGGCATCCGAGTTTCAGACGCGGATCGAGATGCGGCAGGTCGGGGCGCGCGACGAGGCGCGGTTGCTCGCGGATTATGAAACGTGCGGGCGAGAGTGCTGCTGCAAGAACTTTCTGAAGACTCTCAAGCCCATCACCATGTCCATGGCCAAGCTCCAGAAGACTACCCTTGACCTGGCGAAGGTCAGCGGTCGGTGCGGACGGCTCAAGTGCTGCTTGCGATACGAGCACGAGACATACGACGCGCTGAACAAGAAGTTGCCGCGCAACAACAGTTGGGTCCGCACACCCGCAGGCATCGGGAAGGTCATGGATCGTCAGATCATCACCCAGTTGGTGAGAATCCGGATGGAGGACGACCGCATTGTCGTCGTTCCTGCCGAGGAGATCCTGGAGACGAACCTGCCGGCGCCTCCGCCCAGGCCGCCTGGGGATGAGAGGGGTAACGGTTCTAGTTCTCAGCGAGATCGTCGCGAGGCGCCGGCCCCATCGGACCGCCGGCTGTTGCGCACACTCGTGCCCAAATATGATGAGCCGACCGAGGAGGATGTTCCGATCGAGCAGGTTCAAGCGGACTCGCCTCTTCCCGAAAAGCCAGGCCCGGCTGTCGAAACCCAGCCGGACAGTTTGCCCAAGGGCCCGGAGGCCGGCCAGAAGATCCAGGAACCATCCGACAATCTGCGGCAACAACGTCATGGCCGACGAGGCCGCCGATCGCGTAGACGTGGTCGACGAAACCGGCCGGGGCGTGGCCCGGACGGCGGATCGAGCGGCGGGACGGAGGGCGGTTCAGCCAAGGTCTAG